From the genome of Oscillospiraceae bacterium:
AGATTTTCACGCAATTGTAACTGCTTGTAATGGGATATAGGAGGAAATATGTTATTTGCAAATTTACATAATCATTCAACTTTTTCAGACGGAGTATGGACGCCTGAACAGTTGGCTGACCTTGCGGTTAAACAAGGCCATAAAGCGATAGTTTTAACCGACCACGATACTGCACAGGGAACATATTTTATGAAAAAGGC
Proteins encoded in this window:
- a CDS encoding PHP domain-containing protein, which produces MLFANLHNHSTFSDGVWTPEQLADLAVKQGHKAIVLTDHDTAQGTYFMKKAARLRDLYCLTGTEFEGEGFGTDFHIVGFDYNTEDKEIREILDYLSKK